One segment of Tenrec ecaudatus isolate mTenEca1 chromosome 1, mTenEca1.hap1, whole genome shotgun sequence DNA contains the following:
- the GJA8 gene encoding gap junction alpha-8 protein, with the protein MGDWSFLGNILEEVNEHSTVIGRVWLTVLFIFRILILGTAAEFVWGDEQSDFVCNTQQPGCENVCYDQAFPISHIRLWVLQIIFVSTPSLVFVGHAMHHVRMQEKRKLREAEELCPQPGGNGADRGPLAPDQGSLKKSSSCSRSTKQFRLEGSLLRTYICHVIFKTLFEVGFIVGHYFLYGYQILPLYRCSRWPCPNVVDCFVSRPTEKTIFILFMLSVASVSLFLNIMEMSHLGLKRVRSTCTGPAEQPLSDIPEKSLHSVAVSSIQKAKGYQLLEEEKIVSHYFPLTEVGIVETSPLAAKPFSQFEEKMTTGPLGGLSQVCPAKLPSYAQVEVEGLEQPAGEGAESEEGAERVTTEGREAVLEGERADSSGVSAQAEKEELQAEKASNPGPLCAELAAEDPRALSRLSKASSRARSDDLTV; encoded by the coding sequence ATGGGGGACTGGAGCTTCCTGGGCAACATCTTGGAGGAGGTGAACGAGCACTCCACCGTCATCGGCCGCGTCTGGCTCACGGTGCTCTTCATCTTCCGCATCCTCATCCTGGGCACGGCCGCCGAGTTTGTGTGGGGGGACGAGCAGTCGGACTTCGTGTGCAACACGCAGCAGCCGGGCTGCGAGAACGTGTGCTACGACCAGGCCTTCCCCATCTCCCACATCCGCCTCTGGGTGCTGCAGATCATCTTCGTGTCCACGCCCTCGCTGGTGTTCGTGGGCCACGCCATGCACCACGTGCGCATGCAGGAGAAGCGCAAGCTAAGGGAGGCGGAGGAGCTGTGCCCACAGCCGGGGGGCAACGGCGCCGACCGGGGTCCCCTCGCCCCCGACCAGGGCAGCCTCAAGAAGAGCAGCAGCTGCAGCCGGAGCACCAAGCAGTTCCGCCTGGAGGGGTCCCTGCTGAGGACCTATATCTGCCACGTCATCTTCAAGACCCTCTTTGAGGTGGGCTTCATCGTGGGCCACTACTTCCTCTACGGGTACCAGATCCTGCCCCTGTACCGCTGCAGCCGGTGGCCCTGCCCCAATGTGGTGGACTGCTTCGTGTCTCGGCCCACGGAGAAGACCATCTTCATTCTGTTCATGTTGTCCGTGGCCTCCGTCTCCCTCTTCCTcaatatcatggagatgagccaCCTGGGCCTGAAGAGGGTGCGTTCCACCTGCACGGGGCCTGCCGAGCAGCCCCTGAGCGACATCCCTGAGAAATCGCTCCACTCCGTGGCTGTCTCCTCCATTCAGAAGGCCAAGGGCTACCAGCTCCTGGAGGAAGAGAAGATCGTGTCCCATTATTTCCCTTTGACCGAGGTAGGGATTGTGGAGACCAGCCCACTAGCTGCCAAGCCTTTCAGCCAGTTTGAGGagaagatgaccacagggcccctGGGGGGCTTGTCCCAGGTTTGCCCAGCGAAGTTGCCCTCTTACGCTCAGGTGGAAGTGGAGGGGTTAGAGCAGCCTGCAGGAGAGGGCGCAGAGTCAGAGGAGGGAGCTGAGAGGGTGACCACAGAAGGGCGGGAGGCAGTTCTGGAAGGGGAGAGAGCAGACAGCTCCGGAGTGAGTGCCCAGGCCGAGAAAGAAGAGCTGCAGGCAGAAAAGGCATCAAACCCAGGGCCCCTGTGTGCAGAGCTGGCTGCTGAGGACCCCCGAGCTCTGAGCCGGCTGAGCAAAGCCAGCAGCCGGGCCAGGTCAGATGACCTAACAGTATGA